A single window of Eucalyptus grandis isolate ANBG69807.140 chromosome 1, ASM1654582v1, whole genome shotgun sequence DNA harbors:
- the LOC104421198 gene encoding mitochondrial import receptor subunit TOM40-1: protein MAGVVPPEEAAAKAAAAAAPEQVAPEKVDYLNLPCPIPYEEIHREAMMSLKPDVFEGFRFDFTKGLNPQFALSHSVSMGVAEIPSQSTETIKIPTAQYEFGVNFMDPKLMLFGRLLTDGRLNARAKWDLTDNFSFKANGLLTGEPHMSHGMFNFDYKGSDYRAQFQAGSGALFGANYIQSVTPHLSLGGEVFWAGQHRKSGIGYAARFNTDKMVATGQVASTGMVALSYVQKVSEKVSLATDFMYNYMSRDVTASVGYDYLLRQSRLRGKIDSNGCVAAFLEERLNMGLNFILSAELDHKKKDYKFGFGLTVGQ, encoded by the exons ATGGCTGGTGTGGTCCCTcccgaggaggcggcggcgaaggCGGCCGCGGCCGCCGCGCCGGAGCAGGTGGCTCCCGAGAAAGTGGACTACTTGAACCTCCCGTGCCCTATCCCGTACGAGGAAATCCACCGCGAAGCCATGA TGTCTCTGAAGCCAGACGTTTTTGAGGGGTTTAGGTTCGATTTTACCAAAGGACTTAATCCACAATTTGCTCTGAGTCACAG TGTGTCAATGGGAGTTGCTGAAATTCCTTCTCAATCCACTGAGACTATCAAAATTCCCACTGCCCAGTATGAGTTTGGCGTTAATTTTATGGACCCAAAG TTGATGCTATTTGGGAGGCTTTTAACGGACGGCAGATTAAATGCTAGAGCTAAGTGGGATTTGACcgacaatttttctttcaaggCTAATGGGCTG CTTACCGGTGAGCCACATATGTCGCACGGCATGTTCAATTTTGATTACAAG GGAAGTGATTACAGAGCCCAGTTTCAGGCAGGAAGTGGTGCCTTATTTGGAGCAAATTATATTCAG AGTGTGACACCTCATTTATCTTTGGGAGGTGAAGTGTTTTGGGCTGGACAGCATCGAAAGTCTGGTATTGGATATGCTGCTCGATTCAACACAGATAAAATG GTCGCTACAGGACAAGTTGCTAGCACTGGAATGGTTGCATTGAGTTATGTTCAAAAGGTGTCTGAAAAG GTTTCTTTGGCGACAGACTTCATGTACAACTACATGTCAAGAGATGTAACTGCAAGTGTGGGTTATGATTACCTCCTTAGACAG TCTCGGCTTAGAGGGAAGATTGATTCTAATGGCTGTGTTGCTGCGTTTCTGGAAGAGCGATTGAATATGGGTCTTAACTTCATATTGTCTGCGGAG TTggatcataagaagaaggactaCAAATTCGGTTTTGGCTTGACAGTCGGACAGTGA
- the LOC104421199 gene encoding nucleolin: MRNSKREEKGVIDEVEELLRAAQDDVLLKLSLNSHIARSSSSDLHPDLSRRFTALKSPPSAPAAAPSHPPPPASAPASAPASAPSPSPRQVDDELKAVLGDDLSARFAALRGSLYSSSPSSSSTSSAAAAGAFGPSAAADGRDRRENGGLKSGGEDDDLKEEDEVEKLIQWAVDAARLDPSPPSDDDDGPNDIDDSDDDDDSDDEREQKKNKRKSK, encoded by the coding sequence ATGAGGAATagcaagagagaggagaagggcGTCATTGACGAGGTGGAGGAGCTGCTGCGAGCGGCTCAGGACGACGTCCTCTTGAAGCTCTCTCTCAACTCCCACATCgcccgctcctcctcctccgatcTCCACCCCGATCTCTCCCGCCGCTTCACCGCCCTCAAATCTCCCCCCTCCGCTCCCGCCGCCGCGCCTTCGCACCCACCGCCTCCGGCTTCGGCTCCGGCTTCTGCTCCTGCTTCGgctccttctccatctcctcGTCAGGTCGATGACGAGCTGAAGGCCGTCCTGGGCGACGATCTGTCGGCTCGGTTCGCCGCGCTCAGAGGATCGCTGTATTCTTCGTCTCCGTCTTCTTCGTCTACGTCCTCCGCTGCGGCTGCCGGGGCTTTCGGCCCTAGCGCGGCGGCCGACGGTCGCGATCGGCGTGAGAATGGTGGTTTGAAGAGCGGCGGCGAGGATGATGATCTGAAGGAGGAGGATGAAGTGGAGAAGCTCATTCAGTGGGCGGTGGACGCCGCTCGTCTCGATCCGTCTCCGCCTTCGGATGACGACGATGGTCCCAACGACATTGATGATagtgacgacgacgacgacagtGACGACGAGAGGGAGCAGAAGAAGAACAAGCGGAAGAGCAAATAG